The following are from one region of the Sardina pilchardus chromosome 4, fSarPil1.1, whole genome shotgun sequence genome:
- the LOC134078916 gene encoding uncharacterized protein LOC134078916, translating to MGVGRCGFHFDITGDGSDLVLNFTGLCGHGQLRQELRCLGRQYKQAREEEKAGLAELRSMLRKRLTTLRRAEWHRKRGRERARRRAAFIANPFGVTRKILGQKRGGKLTCSQEEVDAYLSTTYSDAAKEKDLNPCSTLLTPPDPITGFNIKEPTLKEVEEVIRAARTSSAPGPSGVPYVVYKRCPRLLKRLWLIIKAIWRRGRVAQQWRHAEGIWIPKEENSRSIEQFRVISLLSVEGKVFFSIVSQRMTEFLLRNAYIDTSVQKGGVPRVPGCIEHTGVVTQLIREAREGKGDLAVLWLDLANAYGSIPHKLVETALNLHHVPTKIRDLILDYYSCFSLRVTNGALTSAWHCLEKGIITGCTLSVILFSLAMNMLVKSAEVECRGPLTKSGTRQPPIRAFMDDLTVTTTSVPGCRWILKGLEQLISWARMEFKPAKSRALVVRKGKVTDRFRFSVGGTPIPSVTEKPVKSLGKMFDSTLKDTAALQATSSELGTWLSAVDKSGLPGKFKAWIYQHGILPRLLWPLLVYEVPLTTVEVFERRISQHLRRWLGLPRSLSSIALYGCKNKLQLPFSSLSEEFMVTRAREVLLYRDSNDTKVSSAGIEVRTGRKWKACEAVKLAERRLQHGELVGTVASGRAGLGSSPRPVYSKAQGKERRRLVQDEVRAGVEEGRSCRSVGMRQQGAWTRWDQALDRKITWAELWKAEPHRIRFLIQSVYDTLPSPSNLFCWGLAETPACPLCQRRGSLEHILSCCPKALGEGRYRWRHDQVLRVIAEVITAAIAHSRKQHPARQSIAFVKAGEKTQQRPSPPGGLLATARDWQLKVDLGRQLKFPENITVTTLRPDMVLVSETSRQVVLLELTVPWEDRMEEAFERKRAKYEGLVGDCRSSGWKTRCDPIEVGCRGFAGQSLYQVLKRLGVRGLQMRRAIRSITDAAEKASRWLWIKRGDPWKTKATWAQAGD from the exons ATGGGTGTGGGCAGATGCGGATTTCATTTTGATATCACGGGTGACGGGTCGGATCTGGTGCTGAACTTTACAGGTCTGTGCGGGCACGG ccAGTTACGACAGGAGTTAAGATGCCTGGGACGCCAGTACAAGCAggcaagggaggaggagaaggcaggCTTGGCAGAACTTCGCAGTATGTTGAGGAAAAGACTTACCACTCTCAGACGGGCAGAGTGGCACAGGAAAAGGGGCAGGGAAAGAGCGAGGAGACGTGCTGCCTTCATCGCAAACCCCTTTGGGGTAACCAGGAAGATCCTCGGGCAGAAACGAGGTGGCAAACTTACCTGCTCACAGGAGGAGGTAGATGCTTACCTCAGCACCACCTACAGTGATGCTGCAAAGGAAAAGGACCTCAACCCTTGCAGCACCCTGCTAACCCCCCCAGATCCAATCACAGGGTTTAACATCAAGGAGCCCACCCTAAAGGAGGTTGAAGAGGTCATCAGAGCGGCAAGAACCAGCTCAGCACCAGGTCCCAGCGGAGTGCCATATGTGGTGTACAAGAGATGCCCAAGGCTGTTGAAGCGGCTCTGGTTGATCATCAAAGCCATCTGGAGAAGAGGTAGGGTGGCCCAGCAGTGGAGACATGCCGAGGGCATCTGGATCCCCAAGGAGGAGAATTCCCGCTCGATCGAGCAGTTCAGGGTCATCTCACTTCTAAGCGTGGAGGGCAAGGTCTTTTTCAGCATTGTCTCCCAACGCATGACGGAGTTCCTCCTGAGAAATGCCTACATAGACACATCGGTGCAGAAGGGTGGAGTTCCAAGGGTGCCTGGTTGCATAGAGCACACAGGTGTAGTTACCCAGCTGATCAGAGAAGCAAGAGAGGGCAAAGGAGATCTTGCGGTGCTGTGGCTGGATCTAGCAAATGCCTATGGCTCTATCCCGCACAAGCTGGTGGAGACTGCACTCAACCTGCATCATGTTCCAACTAAGATCAGGGACCTCATCTTGGACTATTACAGTTGTTTTAGTCTGAGAGTCACCAATGGAGCATTAACATCTGCATGGCATTGTTTGGAAAAGGGCATAATCACTGGTTGCACATTGTCGGTGATTCTGTTCTCCTTAGCCATGAATATGCTGGTGAAGTCAGCAGAAGTGGAGTGCAGAGGACCCCTCACAAAGTCAGGTACCCGTCAGCCCCCTATAAGGGCATTTATGGATGACCTCACGGTGACCACAACATCAGTACCAGGGTGCAGGTGGATCTTAAAAGGCCTTGAACAACTCATCAGCTGGGCAAGGATGGAATTCAAGCCCGCTAAATCTAGGGCACTGGTAGTGAGGAAAGGGAAGGTGACTGACAGGTTTCGTTTCTCTGTGGGAGGCACCCCAATTCCATCAGTTACAGAGAAGCCTGTCAAGAGCCTGGGCAAGATGTTTGACAGTACCCTGAAGGACACCGCAGCTCTGCAAGCAACCAGCAGTGAGCTGGGAACCTGGCTTTCAGCGGTGGACAAGTCTGGGCTGCCAGGCAAGTTCAAAGCCTGGATTTACCAGCATGGCATCCTGCCACGACTCCTCTGGCCACTGCTGGTCTATGAGGTTCCGCTTACTACTGTTGAGGTGTTTGAGAGGAGGATAAGTCAACACCTGCGCAGGTGGTTGGGGCTGCCTCGAAGCCTCAGCAGCATAGCACTCTATGGCTGTAAGAACAAGCTGCAACTTCCTTTCAGCAGTCTGTCGGAGGAGTTTATGGTCACCCGGGCCAGGGAGGTGCTGCTGTACAGGGACTCCAATGACACCAAGGTCTCCTCAGCTGGCATCGAGGTTCGAACTGGAAGGAAGTGGAAAGCATGTGAGGCAGTCAAGCTGGCTGAACGGCGGCTGCAACATGGCGAGCTGGTGGGCACGGTGGCATCAGGGCGAGCAGGATTGGGAAGCTCTCCAAGGCCAGTCTACAGCAAGGCCCAAGGGAAAGAAAGGCGCCGGCTAGTCCAAGATGAAGTCCGGGCTGGCGTGGAGGAAGGCCGCTCCTGCAGGTCAGTAGGCATGCGGCAACAGGGGGCTTGGACACGTTGGGACCAGGCATTGGACCGTAAGATCACCTGGGCAGAGCTGTGGAAGGCTGAACCACACCGGATTAGATTCCTGATCCAGTCAGTCTATGACACCCTCCCTAGCCCATCCAACCTGTTTTGCTGGGGCCTAGCAGAGACTCCAGCTTGTCCCTTGTGCCAGAGAAGGGGATCTCTGGAGCATATCCTGAGTTGTTGCCCGAAGGCCTTGGGAGAGGGGCGCTATCGCTGGCGTCACGACCAGGTGTTGAGGGTTATAGCTGAGGTGATCACAGCAGCGATAGCTCACAGCCGGAAGCAACATCCAGCAAGGCAATCCATCGCCTTTGTTAAAGCAGGGGAGAAGACACAACAGCGTCCAAGTCCACCAGGAGGACTCCTGGCAACAGCACGTGATTGGCAGCTGAAGGTCGACCTTGGGAGGCAGCTCAAATTTCCAGAGAACATCACTGTGACAACACTCAGGCCAGACATGGTCCTGGTGTCAGAAACATCAAGACAAGTGGTCCTGCTGGAGTTGACTGTCCCCTGGGAAGACCGTATGGAGGAGGCctttgagaggaagagagccaaGTATGAGGGACTGGTAGGCGATTGTCGAAGCAGCGGATGGAAGACCCGATGTGACCCCATCGAGGTTGGCTGCAGAGGCTTCGCAGGCCAGTCCCTGTACCAGGTATTGAAGCGCCTGGGTGTGAGAGGGCTGCAGATGCGGAGAGCCATCAGGAGCATCACCGATGCCGCAGAAAAGGCATCCAGATGGCTGTGGATCAAGCGGGGCGATCCGTGGAAAACCAAAGCTACTTGGGCACAAGCTGGGGACTGA